In Armatimonadota bacterium, the genomic stretch ACGGTTATCGCCGTATCGGCAAACTGGTGGTGGTGGACGCGGTTGACGCCAAGGCGCAGCCGGGGGCGGTCTTCCGCTTCCGTCCGCGGGAGGTGGAGCGGCGGCGCGCGCTGATGCGGTCGCTGCACGAGCTCGACCTTTTCGACGCGCTCGACCGGCTGGAGCGCGGCGGCTGCGAGGTGGGGGAGGTAGTCGTGGTCGGGGTGCAGCCCAAGAGCACGGACTGGGGGATGGACCTGTCCGGCGAGGTGCGGGCGCGGCTCGACGACGTGGTGAGCATGGTCGAGTCGGAGATCGCGCCGCCGGGGTCGTAGGCACGGCAAGAGATTACGCAACAGAGGTAGTGACGAATGTCCAAGCTCGTGGCTGCGGCCGCCGTGCGCGGCGCGCGGCAAGTGTTCAGGGAAGCCGAGGAGCTGCTGACGGCGGCCGTCGCCGAGCGCGGCGAGGAATGCGAAATCGGGTTCCCGGAAACCGCCTTCTACCTGCCCATGGCGAACGCGCTGCTGGGGGTGGAGGCGCAGAACCTGCGCGACGCCCAGGGCATCCTCGATTATGCGCGCACGCTGCTGCGCGAGGAACCCAGCGACCACCTGTGGCTGCCCTATCTGCCGGCGGCGCTGGATTCCGGCATCTGCACCCTGCTGTGCGAGGAGCTGGTGGAGGCGCTGCGCTACCTCAACGGCACCGAGCCCCAGGACCACTGGCACGGGTTTATCTCGGATACCATCCTGCGCACCCTCGGCATTCAACTGGTGGACGGGCGCCTGCCCGGGTTCGCCGCGATCGTGGGCGCGGCCCCCGACAACCAGACGGCCGTGTACCTCATCCGCGAGCTGCAGAAGCGCAACCTCCTGACCTTCCTCATCGGCAACCACGAAGGGCGCACCATGCGCGACCAACTGGTGGAGGAGGGCATCATCCCCGGCGACCCGTCACAGACCGAGGACGGCGACCTCAAGAAGGCATGGTGGGGGCAGTACATCGTGCCCCTGGGGCCCGACACCCACTCCATCATCTACGCCCTCAACTGGGCGATCCGCGGCGCCCTCACCTTCGGCGGGCACAAGAAAGGCGAGTGGCTGAACAATCTGCGCTACTGCAAGAACCGCATCTTCGCCTTCGGTCTCGGCCTTGGCACCATAGATGACCTCAAGTACGCCAGCGGCGCCGGCGCCATCAACATGGGCTTCCCGGTCATCGCCGACACCCCCATCCCCGAGATCCGCCCCAGCGGGGTGTGCACCTACGAGGAGCTGGTGCACGAGCTCGACTACGAGAAGCTGATCCCCACCTGCGTCGAGGTGCGCGGGGTCAAGGTCACGGTCAAGGATCTCAATGTCCCGGTGCCGGTCGCCGCCGCCTTCGAGGGCGAGACCGTGCGCCGCGAAGACATGCACGTGCAGTTCGGCGGCAAGTACTCGACCTGCTTCGAGTACCTGAGGATGCGCGAGCTGAACCAGGTGGAGGACGGCAAGATCGAGCTGATCGGGCCTGATTGCGACGTCGTCGAGGTGGGCGGACACCTGCCGCTGGCGTTCCTGATCGAGGTTGCGGGGCGCAAGATGCAGCAGGACTTCGAGCCCATCCTCGAGCGCCAGGTGCACACCATCGTCAACCACGCCATGGGCATCTTCCACATGGGGCAGCGCGACATACCGTGGGTGCGCATCAGCAAGGACGCCTTCAAGGCGGGGTTCCGCCTGCGCCACTTCGCCGAGCTGCTGCGCGCCGAGTACCTGAGCAAGTTTCCGGCGCTGGTGGACAAGGTGCAGGTCACCGTCTTCACCGACGAGGAGAAGATGGCGCCGGTGCTGGCCGAGGCGCGCAAGGCCTGGACCGCGCGCGACGAGCGCATCGCCGGCATGACCGACGAGACGGTGGACACGTTCTACTCCTGCACCCTGTGCCAGTCCTATGCCCCCAACCACGTCTGCATCATCAGCCCCGAGCGCCTGGGCCTATGCGGGGCGTACAACTGGTTGGACGGGCGCGCCGCCTACGAGATCAACCCCGCCGGCCCCAACCAGCCGGTGCCCAAGGGCAAGGTCATTGACGAGGTCAAAGGGCAGTGGGAGAACGTCAACGAGTTCGTCTACAACACCTCCAACAAGAGCGTCGAGCGCTTCAACGCCTACTCGCTGATGGAGGACCCGATGACCTCGTGCGGGTGCTTCGAGTGCATCATCGCCATCCTGCCCGAGTGCAACGGGGTCATGATCGTCAACCGCGAGTTCCCCGACATGACGCCCTGCGGCATGCCCTTCACCACCCTCGCCGGCAGCGTCGGCGGCGGCCTGCAGACGCCGGGGTTCCTGGGGATCGGACGCCTCTACATCTCCAGCCGCAAGTTCATCTCCGCCGAGGGCGGCCAGCGCCGCATCGTGTGGATGCCCAAGGAGCTCAAAGCGGAC encodes the following:
- a CDS encoding hydrogenase maturation protease; this translates as MGESCPVMVLGVGNVLRSDEGVGVHAARLLEQRALPAGVKVVKAGIAVGAALDGYRRIGKLVVVDAVDAKAQPGAVFRFRPREVERRRALMRSLHELDLFDALDRLERGGCEVGEVVVVGVQPKSTDWGMDLSGEVRARLDDVVSMVESEIAPPGS
- the acsB gene encoding acetyl-CoA decarbonylase/synthase complex subunit alpha/beta encodes the protein MSKLVAAAAVRGARQVFREAEELLTAAVAERGEECEIGFPETAFYLPMANALLGVEAQNLRDAQGILDYARTLLREEPSDHLWLPYLPAALDSGICTLLCEELVEALRYLNGTEPQDHWHGFISDTILRTLGIQLVDGRLPGFAAIVGAAPDNQTAVYLIRELQKRNLLTFLIGNHEGRTMRDQLVEEGIIPGDPSQTEDGDLKKAWWGQYIVPLGPDTHSIIYALNWAIRGALTFGGHKKGEWLNNLRYCKNRIFAFGLGLGTIDDLKYASGAGAINMGFPVIADTPIPEIRPSGVCTYEELVHELDYEKLIPTCVEVRGVKVTVKDLNVPVPVAAAFEGETVRREDMHVQFGGKYSTCFEYLRMRELNQVEDGKIELIGPDCDVVEVGGHLPLAFLIEVAGRKMQQDFEPILERQVHTIVNHAMGIFHMGQRDIPWVRISKDAFKAGFRLRHFAELLRAEYLSKFPALVDKVQVTVFTDEEKMAPVLAEARKAWTARDERIAGMTDETVDTFYSCTLCQSYAPNHVCIISPERLGLCGAYNWLDGRAAYEINPAGPNQPVPKGKVIDEVKGQWENVNEFVYNTSNKSVERFNAYSLMEDPMTSCGCFECIIAILPECNGVMIVNREFPDMTPCGMPFTTLAGSVGGGLQTPGFLGIGRLYISSRKFISAEGGQRRIVWMPKELKADVAERLRKRAAEIGEPDLLDQIGDETVATTTEELLAFLQEKGHPALKMDPMF